The Plasmodium relictum strain SGS1 genome assembly, chromosome: 9 genome window below encodes:
- a CDS encoding mitochondrial ribosomal protein S9 precursor, putative, which produces MKWVSRFTSKLKRYNNNVKRNIFIINMYQYSSKNEINNKKKNDYILSLDEALYLSKEMGIKTTTEIQKIIMRSPPFSSDASPFVIENFLSNIKKDDDLNEIIKIDRKIKDLEEEKEEKKKEDALNTPHINENEKKGNNIINKFLISNFNKKRNKTFFHDNKEWLEESEGIGTNKRSCAYVYIKRGSGVVKINNQEDLYIRWPYFYNRIDVLEPFYLTNTECIYDVFIKLKGGGISGQSKAARLAIGRALLNACPLIYNDLVQHDILYEDMRQKFPKMPGRKKSRSMKQWSKR; this is translated from the coding sequence ATGAAATGGGTAAGTAGGTTCACGAGTAAActaaaaagatataataataatgtaaaaaggaatatttttattataaatatgtatcAGTATAGctcaaaaaatgaaataaataataaaaagaaaaatgattaTATTTTATCACTAGATGAAGCATTATATTTGTCAAAAGAAATGGGTATTAAGACAACCACAGAGATACAAAAAATCATTATGAGATCACCTCCTTTTTCCTCAGATGCAAGCCCCTTTgttattgaaaattttttaagtaatataaaaaaggatgatgatttaaatgaaataataaaaattgatagaaaaattaaagatttagaggaagaaaaagaagaaaaaaaaaaggaagatGCATTGAATACTCCTCACATAAATGAAAACGAAAAGAAAggtaataatattataaataaatttctgATTAgtaattttaacaaaaaaagaaacaagaCATTTTTCCATGATAATAAAGAGTGGTTAGAAGAATCAGAAGGAATAGGTACAAATAAAAGATCTTGtgcatatgtatatataaaaagaggTTCTGGAGTTgtcaaaataaataatcaaGAAGATTTATATATTAGATGGCCTTATTTCTATAACAGAATTGATGTATTGGAACCTTTTTATTTAACAAATACAGAATGCATATATGatgtatttataaaattaaaaggagGGGGAATAAGTGGCCAATCTAAAGCTGCTAGATTAGCTATAGGAAGAGCCTTATTAAATGCTTGCCCACTTATTTATAATGATCTAGTACAACATGATATTTTATATGAAGATATGAGACAAAAATTCCCTAAAATGCCaggaagaaaaaaatcaAGGTCCATGAAGCAGTGGtcaaaaagataa
- a CDS encoding UVB-resistance protein UVR8 homologue, putative, translating into MLNICKRLNKKNCYLKCNVKFFSNKTNVDKKEKKYNLWRWGCTGDSIFSSVKVGEINKMPVKIPNFENANIEKLSAGCNHAAFIVDGKIFTYGLNDKGQLGRQLDENEKQKNYSLIPKEVDISNNVKFKNVSCGFKHTLAIDENNDLYSWGWGGNFFKGANGLGQGNKENVTSPKKVESFKNEDTEFVNICCGDQHSLALTKNGKVYGCGRGEFGRLGRGNHGDQLFFEEIEFFTSNNIIIKDICCGHSFSAALSINGELYVWGRNDYGQLGIENSIGDLYSHEVYPNKVKYFEIENIKIKSIACGDNHMIACSENNIIYFWGARAWLEPKAITLNPKYENSVIKNDIEKIDAGGSSYYYSMLLSDNKLYSWGKYNSSCLALGDKKNHNEPTLVDSKLFNNEIVCDISCGRGRVLAKTLANN; encoded by the coding sequence atgttaaatatttgtaaaagattaaacaaaaaaaattgttatttaaaatgtaatgtaaaattttttagtaataaAACAAATGTGGATAAAAAGGAGAAGAAATATAACTTATGGAGATGGGGGTGTACTGGTGATAGTATATTTTCTTCAGTAAAAGTTGGAGAAATAAACAAGATGCCTGTGAAAATACCAAATTTTGAAAATGCAAATATAGAGAAGTTATCTGCTGGTTGCAATCATGCAGCTTTTATAGTAGACGGCAAGATATTCACATATGGGTTAAATGATAAAGGACAATTAGGTAGACAATtggatgaaaatgaaaagcaaaaaaattattcctTAATCCCAAAAGAAGTTGATATATCAAATAATGTGAAATTTAAGAATGTTTCATGTGGATTTAAACATACTTTAGCTATTGATGAGAATAATGATTTATACAGTTGGGGATGGGgaggaaatttttttaaaggtgCAAATGGATTAGGTCAAggtaataaagaaaatgttaCTTCCCCCAAAAAAGTagaatcatttaaaaatgaagatacaGAGTTTGTGAATATTTGCTGTGGTGATCAGCATAGTCTTGCTCTGACAAAAAATGGAAAAGTGTATGGATGTGGGAGAGGAGAGTTTGGAAGATTAGGGAGGGGAAACCATGGAGatcaattattttttgaagaaATTGAATTCTTTACTAGCAacaatattattatcaaGGATATTTGTTGTGGTCATAGTTTTTCTGCAGCCTTATCAATAAATGGAGAACTTTATGTTTGGGGAAGAAACGACTATGGGCAATTGGGTATTGAAAATAGTATCGGGGATTTATATTCTCACGAAGTATACCCAAATAAAGTCAAATATTTTGAgattgaaaatattaaaataaaatctaTAGCTTGTGGAGATAATCATATGATTGCTTGTtcagaaaataatattatatatttttgggGGGCAAGAGCATGGTTAGAACCAAAGGCTATAACATTAAATcctaaatatgaaaatagcgtgattaaaaatgatattgaaaaaatagaTGCAGGAGGAAGTTCTTACTATTATTCAATGCTTTTATCTGATAATAAATTGTATTCTTGGGGAAAATATAATTCTTCATGTTTAGCTTTAGGTGacaaaaaaaatcataatgAACCAACATTAGTGGattctaaattatttaataatgagATAGTTTGTGATATTTCTTGTGGAAGAGGAAGAGTGCTAGCTAAAACTTTGGCAAACAATTAA
- a CDS encoding apicoplast ribosomal protein S14p/S29e precursor, putative produces the protein MLNFIKFFLTYLILFNTKFLCIKDQYACQFFINNYKFYKDKSIRKNYLKRITYLNLKKRLDPSNKYTVIKRHEAKVQRNLKRKYLIEQYKEKRELLKKYVSEASSPIEYVFWKYKLSTLPRDSCPVRYRNRCAITGRARGYYSFFGLCRHQARALIQKMFFPGFVKASW, from the exons ATGTTGaactttataaaattttttcttacttatttaatattattcaatACAAAATTTCTGTGCATCAAAGACCAATACGCTTgtcaattttttataaataattacaaaTTTTATAAGGATAAAAGTATaaggaaaaattatttaaaaagaataacctatttaaatttaaaaaaaagattagaCCCAAGTAATAAATACACAGTGATAAAAAGGCATGAAGCAAAAGTTCAAAGGAATTTAAAGAGGAAATACCTTATTGAAcaatataaagaaaagagagaattattaaaaaaatatgtatctGAAGCATCATCGCCCATTGAATATGTTTTCTGGAAATATAAACTTTCCACTTTACCAAGAGATTCTTGCCCAGTTAGATATAGAAATCGATGTGCAATAACag gAAGAGCAAGAGGTTATTACTCATTTTTCGGTTTGTGTAGACATCAAGCACGTGCACTGATACAAAAAATGTTCTTTCCTGGTTTTGTAAAAGCTAGTTGGTAA